The DNA window GTCTGCTTGGCGTGCTCCAGTAGCTGTGTCAGCAGCTCCTCCTTCCCCTGCTTGGCAGCCCAGTGAAGGCAGGAGAAGCCTGTCACAAAGTCCCTCTTCACCAGTAGACTGGGCTCCAGGATTAGCAGGGGATACAGTCTGTCCCACTGGCCTTCTGAGGCACACAGCATCCACTCATGTTCCAGGGGGTCCAGTGCTATCGAGACACAGTCCCCATCGGCTGATGACACTAGGGAAGTGGAGTCACCATCGCTCCTCACAGAGTCTCTGGGACGAGAGCCGCGGTTTATAAGAGAACGGcgtacctgtataaaaaaaattacatatattttttttattgttgttttatcaGTTAAGTATGCCATGAACACATTGTTATTTCCAGCTACTAGTTGTGTCAATTAGTATTAGCTGTCTTGCTCTGGAACTGTTTTGTCAACTCAGGGATTAGAACCAAACCTCTTTTGCTTACTAGCTCAATGCTCTTCATCACTATGCTACACTGCCGTAGGTTCTTATTATGCTGCTTGCTTAACATAATCCAGAATCCTTACGCGCCAGAAGAAATGCAACCACACACAAGTCATCAAAAGTCCTCATAAGCATAGTAAACCAAGAAAAAGGGAAAGGTTTTGCGGTTTTtttcacagccagaagaggactggtcactccACTGAGCATGGTTCCTCTGTAGGTTTATCCCTAAATTTCGGCCCctcttagagagtttttcctagccactgcgcttcaacattgttgatgcttgctccttggggtttcaggctgggttttttgtaaaagcactttgtgacaactgctgatgtaaaaagggctttataaatacatttggttgatTGACTATTTTAGGCTTAGGCGTTTGGTTTCGGATTAACATTATAATTACGATCAGGCTAATATTTAGGGTTAGACAAGTTGGGTTAAATATTACGTTTAAAGATATTGTTAAGGTTAACTATTGGGGTTAGGTTGTATGTGAGTGGCCTACCTGTGGGGAGCTGCTCATCATCAGCTCTATGAAGTTCCTGCGGCTGCCCTTCGGGGTATTTGCGTCTAGGTCCAACCCCTCCCACCCTGCGTCCTCAGACAGAGCGCTGGACAACAGAGCCCTCTGGGATCCCCGAGAGGTCCTCCTACTTCCCCTTACTTGAATATGGCCAGCTAAAATAACTGAGTCAGTCCCTAGCGCTGGTGCTGACTCTCTCCTCCTCCGGTCTCTCAGCTTCACCTCTCCACCTGAAAAGCTATCACTCGCTTTATCGTGAGTAAGGGCAGCTTCAACTGGCCTGCATGGGTCATGACTATTACTGTTTGATTCagagacatttttaaaactagATATGGTATCAGGTGTTTTTGAGTCTTTTTCAGATAAATCACATTTAGCACTAGAAATTCCGTTATCGTCTCGGTGAACACCGCCGTTCTCATCCCGTTGTCCCGTGCTGTTCCCGTCACACACGCAGTTGCGGTTACACTCTCCATCTTCGTCGCCAGGTTCTGTGCGCACCACTGAGCCCTTAGTGCTGCTCTCATTCAAGCACACGAGCTTCAATCTACCCTCCATCTTCACAAAAGCAAGGTTGTCGACATGATGATTCAACCGGTCACGGAACAGTGTTTTCTTTGACGGATCAATTTCCCATACTGATTCAAAATGATCAATAAGGTCCATATGTTTGACCACCCCTCCTCTCTTTGCTATGAACTCGAGCACGGCTTGTTCTGTCAAATCGGTCGCCATTTAGAATAGGCTACAGTGGTAGTAATATGCAATAAGACAATGATTTGAAATGTTACTCTCCGGCGCTACATCGTTTAATTCGTGCAGAATTGATAGCTCTTGGAAATAAGCCGTTGACAGCATCATTACCCTCCTCCTTGCAATCGGATTCTGTAGTTTACTCCAAGAGAACCATCGTGTGTGACAGGTAGGGGTCGCTGTagcatgaaaacatttgtcCACGCCCCCTAGCAACGTGAAACTGGTATCATTGGTTGGCCATTTTAGACCCAACGTTCCATTTAAAATAAGGGATTCAATTTGAAAAAGCCATCATGATAGTAGTAGTGGCAGGTTTTGATTTGATTAGATAAAATACCcgtgaaaacattttgtaagtGCACTGCTAGTGTAAGGAAAACTACTATTATTGATCAGTTGTCTTCTTTTTTCACGGCAAGTCGTTGAAAgtttcattcattacacaaacgATTTACCATACGGTGTTACAAATTAACGGTTATATTTTTCTAGTCGCTGCGAATTGATGGAAGTCTGGCTGAGGCTGCAGTATGGCACTGAGGCACTAGAGGGCGTTAAGTAACTGCTTTAAAATATAGAGAATCTGATCTTCCATTATGCAGTTCTGTTCTCTGATTTACAGCGGCGGTTCTAGCTTGTATATGGCTCCATGGCGCTAtaagaatatatataaaataagacTCATAAATATCAAAAGGATGTAACAAAGACAAATAGAAACCAATTGTAGTatataaatagaaataaaaaataaccaaaTTCAAACACTATCCCCCTATTGCTAacataaaatacacaaaactAAACTGCACAAGGCCTAGATGGCTCTTCATCCTGGCCTGTGCCAGAGGGGGCTCCAGAATCTTTCAGAAGTGCCCCTGAATTTgcattgaaatacagtatacaaATCTGATAccctaaatacatttgttgcacAATTAAATATACGTCATTATGTCATTATACACAATTTATGAAACTTTCAGAATAGGAACCAAATGAACCATACAACCTCCTTGGCTAATTCTGGGCATAAGACACCCCAAAAGAGTCATTATATCACAAAGTATTTGCATGATATGGACATCTTTTAAGTTTGCCTACAGCATTGGAAATTCCCCTTACAGCTCAGGACCTAGTCAATACGATCAGAGAAAACCTTTATTATGTCACctcaatgaaagttaaccaaatCAATAATGTGCTAGTTAGGTTGTAATAGTTTTGTTGCAAGCTATTCACATTATCATGATGATACTGTTTGAAATTATATCCAATGTTAGGTAAGCTAGTTGGACAGAAAATTGTATATTGTCGACCTGTGCATAATAGCCTAGCGTAGCAAGAAACACAGGCTAACAAACATAAGTGTTATACTAGCCTATTTCATTACTTGCATAATAATATATCCATAAAGAGATGACATAGCTGCCTACCTTTATCT is part of the Esox lucius isolate fEsoLuc1 chromosome 16, fEsoLuc1.pri, whole genome shotgun sequence genome and encodes:
- the sowahca gene encoding ankyrin repeat domain-containing protein SOWAHC isoform X1, translating into MATDLTEQAVLEFIAKRGGVVKHMDLIDHFESVWEIDPSKKTLFRDRLNHHVDNLAFVKMEGRLKLVCLNESSTKGSVVRTEPGDEDGECNRNCVCDGNSTGQRDENGGVHRDDNGISSAKCDLSEKDSKTPDTISSFKNVSESNSNSHDPCRPVEAALTHDKASDSFSGGEVKLRDRRRRESAPALGTDSVILAGHIQVRGSRRTSRGSQRALLSSALSEDAGWEGLDLDANTPKGSRRNFIELMMSSSPQVRRSLINRGSRPRDSVRSDGDSTSLVSSADGDCVSIALDPLEHEWMLCASEGQWDRLYPLLILEPSLLVKRDFVTGFSCLHWAAKQGKEELLTQLLEHAKQTNIPVDVNVRSSAGYTPLHLAAMHRHTQVVNVLVEEWSADPEARDYSGRRAVQYLPPGFSITAALEQGGGSSPIGGGDSDTENANSRAQGGRWRLPRVLQSNLNPLKLLNGPEEPGERGAAGSSKAFQRKSSLSRINARLSRGRHKTQIIHSTSFRGTGEEGEVSPVKPRPMSNLFG